In Saccharicrinis fermentans DSM 9555 = JCM 21142, a genomic segment contains:
- a CDS encoding MlaD family protein, which produces MAKISKEAKVGLTVGLAIFIFAWGINFLKGKDIFTPGYKVHGIYSRIDGLTESSPIYYKGFQIGSVRKISLLAGGNSDLLVTMAIEKDIDFPKNTVAQIYSLDLMGSKGIRFVYGNSPDLIEAGDTLSTSVTGDLADQVSQEVLPLKDKVENMVVGLDSILTNLNRFLSEENKNSLSSGMNDFSGMMRNLNQISASINYSLKEKGSLDNTLANLEAVSLVLKANGEALSALMKNMESASGQLADAHIDSLAHKMSNTFVSVNTLLTSLNRGEGTVGKLMSDEQLYDNMNNVSVSLDRLLNDVREQPKRYVNFSAVSFGGGKAEKKKDQKTVYKLLLKKSKAPLDLRGVELGEDKYVREERSGKFYLYTIGEEQRKEALLGLKNDISDRYPDAQIVTFRGGKMVKK; this is translated from the coding sequence ATGGCTAAAATTTCTAAAGAAGCTAAGGTTGGTTTAACCGTTGGGTTAGCAATTTTTATATTTGCTTGGGGTATTAATTTCCTGAAAGGAAAAGATATATTTACTCCAGGTTATAAGGTTCATGGTATATATTCCAGAATAGATGGACTCACGGAATCAAGTCCGATATATTATAAGGGTTTTCAAATAGGATCTGTTCGTAAGATATCTCTGCTGGCTGGAGGTAATAGTGATTTACTGGTTACAATGGCCATTGAAAAGGATATCGACTTTCCTAAAAATACTGTTGCGCAGATTTATAGTCTCGATTTGATGGGATCGAAAGGTATCCGTTTTGTGTATGGAAATAGCCCTGATCTAATTGAGGCTGGCGATACTTTAAGTACGTCAGTAACAGGTGATTTGGCAGACCAAGTGAGTCAGGAAGTACTTCCGTTAAAGGATAAAGTGGAGAATATGGTTGTTGGCCTGGATTCAATTTTAACCAACTTAAACCGATTTTTAAGTGAAGAAAATAAAAATAGTTTGTCAAGTGGTATGAATGATTTTTCCGGTATGATGAGGAATTTAAATCAAATTAGTGCTTCCATTAACTACAGTTTGAAAGAAAAAGGATCATTAGATAATACACTGGCTAATCTCGAAGCCGTAAGTTTGGTTTTAAAGGCAAATGGTGAAGCACTATCTGCTTTGATGAAGAATATGGAGTCTGCCTCAGGCCAATTGGCCGATGCTCATATTGATAGTCTGGCCCATAAGATGAGCAATACTTTTGTATCTGTTAATACGCTTTTAACATCCTTGAATCGAGGGGAAGGAACCGTAGGTAAACTTATGTCGGATGAACAACTGTATGACAATATGAATAATGTTTCTGTTAGTTTAGATAGGTTGTTGAATGATGTTAGGGAGCAGCCCAAACGTTATGTTAATTTTAGTGCTGTAAGTTTTGGAGGTGGAAAGGCCGAAAAGAAGAAAGACCAGAAGACTGTTTATAAACTTTTATTAAAAAAATCCAAAGCACCTTTGGATTTACGTGGCGTTGAGCTTGGGGAGGATAAGTATGTGAGAGAAGAACGTTCAGGTAAATTTTATCTGTATACCATAGGAGAGGAGCAGCGTAAGGAAGCTTTGCTGGGCTTAAAAAATGATATCAGTGATCGTTACCCTGATGCTCAAATAGTTACCTTTCGGGGTGGAAAAATGGTGAAAAAATAA
- a CDS encoding OmpP1/FadL family transporter translates to MKKCIFMIILTVLSIHIYAEGYQVNVQSQKNTAMGHTGTGLLLGTSSIHFNPGALGFMQKDFEFSFGGTAVFSKVSYSQKGSNYQSETDSPIGTPFYAYAAKKINEKLVLGIGLTTPYGNSLAWEDDWAGRYLIQNISLSAIVAQPTLSYRLSDKWGIGIGAMVVFGSVDLNRALPVDGTVPGSVSMEGSTTALGFNVGAFFKASPQLSLGLNYRSKVTMEMEGGDADFTVPSALRIYFPSGNKFDAELPLPANLTLGVGYQINDKVTLAADFQYVFWDAYKELYFDFETNTSLLADSPNPRNYENTLIYRLGAEYKQSENLILRAGIYFDETPVSEDYLNPETPGMNKIGMSTGASYMLNDKLTVDLSLLFIVGLDRDASYLPANFSGTYDSQAFLPGVGLTYSF, encoded by the coding sequence ATGAAAAAATGTATTTTCATGATTATTCTTACGGTGTTGAGTATTCATATTTACGCCGAAGGATATCAGGTTAATGTACAAAGTCAAAAGAATACAGCGATGGGGCATACAGGAACAGGTCTTCTGTTGGGAACATCATCTATTCATTTTAATCCTGGAGCATTAGGGTTTATGCAAAAAGATTTTGAGTTCTCCTTTGGGGGGACAGCTGTATTCTCTAAAGTATCTTATTCGCAAAAAGGCTCCAATTACCAGTCTGAAACAGATAGTCCAATTGGTACTCCTTTTTATGCTTATGCAGCAAAAAAAATAAATGAAAAACTTGTTCTGGGTATTGGACTTACAACTCCTTATGGTAATTCATTGGCGTGGGAGGATGATTGGGCAGGACGTTATTTAATTCAAAATATATCATTAAGTGCCATAGTTGCTCAACCAACATTGTCTTATCGTTTAAGTGATAAATGGGGCATAGGAATTGGAGCAATGGTTGTTTTTGGTTCGGTTGATTTAAACAGGGCTTTACCTGTTGATGGTACTGTGCCAGGAAGTGTAAGTATGGAAGGTTCTACAACAGCCTTGGGCTTTAATGTGGGAGCTTTTTTTAAGGCTTCTCCGCAGTTATCCTTGGGCTTGAACTATCGTTCTAAGGTGACCATGGAGATGGAAGGTGGCGATGCTGACTTTACTGTGCCCTCTGCCTTACGTATATATTTCCCGTCTGGCAATAAATTTGATGCAGAATTGCCTCTTCCGGCCAATTTAACATTGGGTGTGGGCTATCAAATAAATGATAAAGTTACCTTAGCGGCTGACTTTCAATACGTATTTTGGGACGCCTATAAGGAACTGTATTTTGATTTCGAAACCAATACCAGCCTGTTGGCTGATTCGCCCAATCCAAGAAATTACGAGAACACACTTATTTATCGTTTGGGTGCAGAATACAAACAAAGTGAAAACTTAATACTCCGAGCGGGTATTTATTTTGATGAAACACCTGTTTCAGAAGATTATTTGAATCCGGAGACACCAGGTATGAATAAAATTGGGATGTCAACAGGAGCAAGCTATATGCTCAATGATAAGTTGACTGTTGATTTGTCGTTATTGTTTATTGTAGGACTCGATAGAGATGCCAGTTACTTGCCGGCCAATTTTAGTGGAACCTATGATAGTCAAGCCTTTTTGCCTGGTGTTGGATTAACTTATTCATTTTAA
- a CDS encoding SGNH/GDSL hydrolase family protein — protein sequence MIMIFDNIKYMTILLVVFLAGCELQPDDFSPSAGSADFSNYVALGDSYTAGYTDGAMGARGQESSFPNIMATQLAMVGNGGFQQPTIEGGGSVSGSGTGYYSLQVVDGNLSPVPGEGDMDIFSDRLYNASEPTHNLGVPGAKSSHLLADGYANLNPFFARFASSESTSVLTDALAQNPTFVSLWIGGNDVLSYALEGGEVDEITSATHFDFYMGVIAESLFAESTKGVIANIPHIEALPYFNTIAYDALVLDQATADALNSAYAQYNAGALAFGLPKIEFVEGANALVIEDEDYAHPAKIRQITAEEKVLLPALSSIRNKEVGWGSASPIPANYILDAEEVSDISEAIDAFNITIKNISEQYDLAFVDLEALMERAISSGILLDGNIYTSTFVSGGIFSLDGIHPTARGAAIISNTFVEAINLKYGAQIPKVNINDYSTVVYP from the coding sequence ATGATAATGATATTTGATAATATAAAATATATGACCATATTATTGGTCGTTTTTCTTGCAGGTTGTGAATTACAACCCGATGATTTTAGCCCTTCTGCAGGAAGTGCTGATTTCTCTAATTATGTAGCGCTTGGCGACTCATATACGGCTGGCTATACCGATGGAGCCATGGGGGCGAGAGGACAAGAAAGTAGTTTCCCGAATATTATGGCAACTCAACTGGCGATGGTTGGTAATGGTGGTTTTCAACAACCTACGATTGAAGGTGGGGGAAGTGTTAGCGGCAGTGGAACCGGCTATTATTCACTTCAGGTGGTGGACGGAAATCTTAGTCCTGTGCCTGGAGAAGGTGATATGGATATTTTTTCTGATCGTTTATACAATGCCAGTGAGCCAACTCATAATCTAGGTGTACCTGGCGCTAAATCGTCTCATTTATTGGCAGATGGATACGCCAATTTGAATCCTTTCTTTGCCCGATTTGCGAGTAGTGAATCCACTAGCGTATTGACAGATGCCTTGGCACAAAATCCGACTTTTGTATCGCTTTGGATAGGGGGAAATGATGTTTTGTCTTATGCACTTGAAGGAGGAGAGGTCGATGAAATTACCTCGGCCACACATTTTGATTTTTATATGGGTGTTATTGCGGAAAGTTTATTTGCCGAATCTACCAAAGGTGTTATCGCCAACATACCGCATATTGAAGCCTTACCTTATTTTAATACCATTGCATATGATGCCTTGGTATTGGATCAAGCAACAGCAGACGCGCTAAACTCAGCATACGCACAGTATAATGCGGGTGCACTGGCCTTTGGTTTACCAAAAATTGAATTTGTGGAAGGTGCCAATGCGTTAGTAATCGAAGATGAAGATTATGCACATCCTGCCAAAATACGTCAAATTACAGCAGAAGAAAAGGTGCTTTTGCCTGCCTTAAGTAGTATACGCAATAAGGAAGTCGGCTGGGGATCTGCAAGCCCAATACCTGCAAATTATATTTTGGATGCAGAAGAAGTGTCGGACATAAGCGAGGCAATAGATGCGTTTAATATTACTATAAAAAATATAAGCGAACAGTATGACCTGGCCTTCGTTGATTTGGAGGCTTTAATGGAAAGAGCCATCTCTTCAGGTATTTTATTGGATGGAAATATATATACTTCTACATTTGTGTCTGGAGGGATTTTTTCTTTGGATGGCATTCACCCCACAGCTCGTGGAGCCGCTATTATATCCAATACTTTTGTAGAAGCTATCAATCTTAAATATGGCGCCCAAATACCCAAGGTGAATATTAATGATTATTCAACGGTAGTATATCCTTAA
- a CDS encoding ThuA domain-containing protein, giving the protein MAPYKCQSLFVEVQQLVNDQYKTVLVEMIACDSLTNTIFASGQNGEGVVFVGKGNFLSPQDWVMEDADLLGNKTMDVRFHFNSLTDVLVEGFDTSGNRLWGTRYIKRNPKDKNLGVQLVSVHDNMLENPYETLKQLNRLGFSYIETFVYADGTFYGMSPAVFKNMVALAGLRFEGSMTFYDLPTDEKWDEAILWWKKCIRDHKEAGVSYLSTSNHELKTVKSKHELQRYCDYYNAIGKLCAENGLQFVYHNHADALNVAQIDSLKKFIRKGGGFVGIHAASAAKKRNAWYDGLIGGVFTNHPKLQSAVLQVEDASFPAVMHLPPKWLWSDEWYNFDKFDDQKVHVVLKVDEKTYDYSAGYDRIPLKGMGENHPIAWCHHYDGGRIFSTDSRKIYACTVKSK; this is encoded by the coding sequence ATGGCTCCTTATAAATGCCAATCATTATTTGTTGAAGTACAGCAATTAGTGAATGATCAGTACAAAACTGTTTTAGTGGAAATGATTGCCTGCGATTCCCTGACCAATACAATTTTTGCATCCGGACAAAATGGAGAAGGAGTCGTTTTTGTTGGAAAAGGTAATTTTTTATCTCCACAGGATTGGGTCATGGAAGATGCTGATTTGTTGGGAAATAAAACAATGGATGTCCGTTTCCACTTTAATAGTTTAACGGATGTGTTGGTGGAAGGGTTTGATACAAGCGGCAATCGTTTATGGGGAACTCGTTACATAAAAAGAAATCCTAAAGATAAGAATTTAGGTGTTCAGCTGGTATCTGTGCATGATAATATGTTGGAGAATCCTTATGAAACACTTAAGCAATTGAATCGATTAGGCTTTAGTTATATAGAGACTTTTGTTTATGCTGATGGTACTTTCTATGGTATGAGTCCTGCTGTATTTAAAAATATGGTTGCGCTTGCCGGACTTAGGTTTGAAGGTTCTATGACTTTTTATGATTTGCCCACTGATGAAAAATGGGATGAGGCTATTTTATGGTGGAAAAAATGTATTCGAGATCATAAAGAAGCAGGTGTTTCCTATTTGTCAACTTCTAATCATGAACTGAAAACGGTAAAGAGTAAACATGAACTTCAAAGGTATTGCGATTATTATAATGCTATAGGAAAGTTATGTGCAGAAAATGGATTGCAGTTTGTATATCATAATCATGCGGATGCTTTAAATGTGGCGCAAATAGATTCTCTCAAGAAGTTTATTCGCAAAGGTGGTGGATTTGTGGGTATTCATGCAGCATCGGCCGCAAAAAAAAGAAATGCATGGTATGATGGTTTGATAGGTGGAGTGTTTACGAATCATCCAAAGTTACAGTCTGCTGTTTTGCAAGTTGAAGATGCTAGTTTTCCTGCTGTGATGCACTTGCCTCCTAAGTGGTTATGGAGTGATGAATGGTATAATTTCGATAAATTTGATGATCAAAAAGTGCATGTGGTATTAAAGGTGGATGAGAAAACTTATGATTATTCAGCTGGTTATGATCGTATTCCTTTGAAAGGAATGGGCGAAAATCATCCTATTGCGTGGTGTCATCATTACGATGGGGGGCGAATTTTTTCTACAGATTCGCGAAAAATATATGCCTGCACAGTTAAATCAAAATGA